A window of Hymenobacter siberiensis genomic DNA:
AATAAACAGCTCCCGCCCCTGCCGGGGCTTGAGCGAATTGGTAGCCGTTTCGAAATGGCGAAACGCAAAGTAGGGCGCGAAGTACGCCCGGTATTCTTCCCGGCTGCCACCGAACGGCGGCTCCTGCACGGGGCCGAAATCGGTATCGAATAGCAGGCCCATGAGCGTACCGCCGGGCCGTAGCAGGTGGGCGCACTGGCGGGCATAGGCTGGGCGCAGCGCGGGGTTGAGGGCGCAGAAAAACGTCTGCTCCACAATTAAATCGTAGGCCGGGGCGTTGGGCAGGGCAAAGAAGTCAGCCAGCAGCAGGTGTTCCCGGGGAAAATCGGGTACGCGGGCGACCAGCGCCGCCAGGGCTTCCGGGGCAATATCGGCCACGAATACCTGCTGGAAACCCAGCTGGTGCAGATATTCGGCCTCGTAGGCCCGGCCGGCTCCGGGAATGAGGATGCGCGGCTGCGCGGCCACATCGAGCTGGTCGA
This region includes:
- a CDS encoding methyltransferase domain-containing protein — translated: METVSANFDAAYWQARYAAGRDGWDAHTITPPLRDYFDQLDVAAQPRILIPGAGRAYEAEYLHQLGFQQVFVADIAPEALAALVARVPDFPREHLLLADFFALPNAPAYDLIVEQTFFCALNPALRPAYARQCAHLLRPGGTLMGLLFDTDFGPVQEPPFGGSREEYRAYFAPYFAFRHFETATNSLKPRQGRELFICLKKK